A single window of Vibrio campbellii CAIM 519 = NBRC 15631 = ATCC 25920 DNA harbors:
- a CDS encoding DUF6162 family protein, whose amino-acid sequence MITQKVRPDNGSREGKWVALTIAGILAISTLLLPYHQTESEHTEALAHQVLITDLEQEELAMIAELKLAHEEIRDLHIDEGQWPEISELEEFWVAPFVKDQSWQRRGSHQWQKLDTGLYIGVRQGEKGSASMLLDSRHEQADIWLSTSASLGQLSHLIQQDERKQNGWHQVVLMPSSTATHAH is encoded by the coding sequence ATGATTACGCAGAAAGTTCGCCCAGATAATGGCAGTCGCGAAGGCAAATGGGTTGCTCTGACCATTGCTGGCATTCTCGCTATATCAACGCTGTTGCTGCCTTATCATCAAACCGAATCAGAACATACTGAAGCACTCGCACATCAAGTATTGATTACTGATCTTGAACAAGAAGAACTTGCCATGATTGCTGAGCTCAAACTTGCTCATGAGGAAATCCGTGATCTTCATATTGATGAAGGCCAATGGCCAGAAATCAGTGAGCTGGAAGAATTTTGGGTTGCTCCATTTGTTAAAGACCAAAGCTGGCAGCGCAGAGGCTCTCATCAGTGGCAAAAGCTGGATACGGGTCTTTACATTGGTGTGAGGCAAGGCGAGAAGGGCTCGGCTTCGATGCTCCTAGACAGTCGTCATGAGCAAGCTGATATTTGGCTCTCTACATCAGCCTCACTGGGGCAATTGAGTCACCTTATCCAGCAAGACGAGCGAAAGCAAAATGGCTGGCACCAGGTTGTCTTAATGCCTTCATCCACTGCTACGCATGCCCACTAA
- a CDS encoding DUF4198 domain-containing protein — protein sequence MKTKIKAVALASVMAMGLAAATTAQAHPRWVLPSHFTVSKEGGDWLSFDVTASHGTFVFDKPAGSEQAFVIMPDGRSERPNFVVRGKRRSMFDFYFEEEGTHKVAINNQPSYYTQYKAGRRDTVKWAKASKADRASVIPEKARDVVTQLSYTRAESYVTVGMPTEKALEIEGKLLEMKPLTHPSDIIEGEEVIFQFFFNGEPQQGVTAEITREGTLYRNHQEQIDVVSDKDGKITFTPEVAGRYLMKANYKGELKNDPLADKASANVHLTFETQLN from the coding sequence ATGAAAACCAAAATAAAAGCGGTGGCACTAGCAAGCGTAATGGCGATGGGTTTAGCCGCGGCGACAACGGCACAAGCGCACCCTCGTTGGGTTCTTCCTTCTCATTTCACGGTATCAAAAGAAGGCGGTGATTGGCTGTCGTTCGATGTAACCGCATCTCACGGGACGTTTGTTTTTGATAAACCAGCAGGCAGTGAGCAAGCGTTTGTGATCATGCCCGATGGCCGTTCTGAGCGCCCTAACTTTGTTGTGCGTGGCAAACGCCGCTCGATGTTTGACTTCTATTTCGAAGAGGAAGGCACACACAAGGTCGCGATCAACAATCAACCTAGCTATTACACCCAGTATAAAGCAGGCCGTCGTGACACGGTTAAATGGGCAAAAGCGAGTAAAGCTGACCGTGCGAGCGTTATTCCGGAAAAAGCACGCGATGTGGTGACTCAGCTAAGCTACACCCGCGCAGAAAGCTACGTAACAGTGGGCATGCCAACAGAAAAAGCACTTGAGATTGAAGGTAAGTTGCTTGAGATGAAGCCGCTTACGCACCCATCAGATATCATTGAAGGTGAAGAAGTGATCTTCCAATTTTTCTTCAATGGGGAACCTCAACAAGGTGTGACTGCAGAAATTACTCGTGAAGGTACGCTTTACCGCAACCATCAAGAGCAAATCGACGTAGTGAGTGATAAAGACGGCAAAATTACATTCACGCCGGAAGTGGCGGGCCGTTACCTAATGAAAGCCAACTACAAAGGTGAGCTGAAAAATGACCCACTAGCAGATAAGGCCAGTGCGAATGTTCATCTGACTTTTGAAACGCAACTTAACTAA
- a CDS encoding DUF2271 domain-containing protein yields MLNMGRIFRRHPFSKAALIAALSPLPLMAAPFPDNAKVDFEFELPKIDTSMYARPYVAVWIEDEKRKPVKTIQLWVGKDEWLKDLRSWWRKVGRYDRELVDAVTSATRPAGQYRFVWDGTNDDGQRLEQGNYTLHVEVVREHGGRNYLRQKMQLADSEVRYQIKPTEETGVITVNYQVK; encoded by the coding sequence ATGTTAAACATGGGCCGAATTTTTCGCCGTCACCCGTTTAGTAAAGCCGCATTGATCGCGGCTTTATCTCCTTTGCCGCTTATGGCCGCTCCTTTTCCGGATAATGCCAAAGTCGACTTTGAGTTTGAGTTACCAAAGATTGATACCTCGATGTACGCAAGACCTTATGTCGCAGTGTGGATCGAAGATGAAAAGCGTAAACCAGTCAAAACCATTCAGCTTTGGGTAGGTAAAGATGAGTGGTTAAAAGATCTTCGCAGCTGGTGGCGCAAAGTGGGTCGTTACGATCGCGAATTGGTCGATGCCGTAACGTCAGCTACTCGACCTGCAGGCCAATACCGATTTGTTTGGGATGGCACTAATGATGATGGTCAACGACTCGAACAGGGCAATTACACCCTACATGTAGAAGTCGTACGTGAACACGGTGGCCGTAATTACCTACGTCAAAAAATGCAGTTAGCGGACAGTGAAGTGCGCTACCAAATAAAACCAACGGAAGAGACGGGCGTCATTACCGTCAATTACCAAGTTAAGTGA
- a CDS encoding PepSY-associated TM helix domain-containing protein: protein MLLKSKGVQTWARRLHIYISMALLLVTLFFAVTGITLNRPELFERSEPIIQQHTLTVPSEQLFANEGSFQPNRSALLSFLTQETDLRGTPSALDVYTEVEDGELMVGELSLDFKGPGYNATVFVDMTTGEAEVETTNYGMVALLNDLHKGRNSGDTWKWFIDITALLMVFFVLTGVCLLLPKKKTFRTSMQWMSFGTALSLVIYFFAVP, encoded by the coding sequence ATGTTGCTCAAAAGCAAAGGCGTCCAGACTTGGGCACGCCGTCTGCACATTTACATTTCTATGGCTCTTTTATTGGTGACGCTGTTTTTTGCGGTAACTGGTATTACGTTGAACCGACCAGAACTGTTTGAGCGCAGTGAACCCATCATTCAGCAACACACACTCACAGTCCCTTCCGAGCAGCTATTTGCGAATGAAGGAAGCTTCCAACCTAATCGCTCTGCCCTGTTGAGTTTCTTAACACAAGAAACAGACCTGCGAGGCACACCATCGGCACTCGATGTGTATACCGAGGTTGAGGATGGTGAATTGATGGTTGGTGAGCTCTCTTTAGATTTCAAAGGCCCAGGCTACAACGCCACCGTTTTCGTCGATATGACGACGGGTGAAGCTGAAGTTGAAACCACTAACTACGGCATGGTTGCGCTGCTAAACGACCTACATAAAGGTCGCAACAGTGGCGATACGTGGAAATGGTTTATCGACATAACAGCCCTGCTAATGGTGTTTTTTGTGCTAACTGGTGTGTGTTTGCTGCTTCCAAAGAAGAAGACTTTTAGAACATCAATGCAGTGGATGAGTTTTGGCACTGCGTTATCACTCGTTATTTATTTTTTTGCTGTGCCATAA
- a CDS encoding CPBP family intramembrane glutamic endopeptidase, which yields MILDSAIWLWLPLILAIGAVFLRQRAVALALLGLTLLSAMFIGRIELIAFVSTLVVLGVAYRLPMLASNQKMKLVYYLGWSVVVIWCVMLFVHLIPGFNNLQVLDKVTAGPLSAPFSMYLNLDKPLALFALFLAYPLLLGSEAKGRVKPALLVMIPLLSLLPIAAMLGALKPELSLPSWWWLFALNNLILTCVAEEALFRGFVQQSLSRRFDWRLGLVIASILFGLAHFAGGPLLIAFATLAGLGYGLVFHFTGRLWCAVLAHFLFNFCHLVFFTYPILAR from the coding sequence ATGATTCTCGATTCTGCTATCTGGCTATGGTTACCACTTATTCTCGCAATAGGTGCGGTATTTTTGCGGCAAAGGGCGGTTGCTCTGGCTTTACTTGGACTCACGTTGCTGAGTGCAATGTTTATCGGTCGGATAGAGTTGATCGCATTCGTAAGTACTTTGGTGGTTTTGGGGGTTGCGTATCGATTGCCTATGTTGGCGTCGAACCAAAAAATGAAGCTCGTTTATTATTTGGGCTGGAGCGTTGTGGTCATTTGGTGTGTGATGCTCTTTGTGCATCTCATTCCGGGATTTAATAATCTGCAAGTTCTCGACAAAGTGACGGCAGGCCCACTAAGCGCACCTTTCTCGATGTATCTGAATTTAGATAAGCCGCTGGCTCTTTTTGCTCTCTTTCTTGCTTATCCTCTTTTGCTGGGGAGTGAGGCTAAAGGCAGAGTAAAACCTGCATTACTGGTTATGATTCCGTTACTTTCACTGCTGCCTATTGCCGCTATGCTTGGTGCATTAAAGCCGGAGTTGAGTTTGCCATCATGGTGGTGGCTATTTGCGTTAAACAACCTAATACTCACTTGTGTTGCTGAAGAAGCGCTGTTCAGAGGGTTTGTACAGCAATCATTATCCCGCCGTTTTGATTGGCGACTAGGTTTGGTTATCGCTAGCATTTTGTTCGGCTTGGCTCACTTTGCTGGTGGTCCTCTACTTATCGCATTCGCAACGTTAGCGGGACTAGGCTACGGGCTGGTGTTTCATTTCACTGGTCGCTTGTGGTGCGCGGTGTTAGCCCATTTCTTATTTAACTTCTGCCATTTGGTGTTCTTCACTTATCCTATTTTAGCTCGATAA
- a CDS encoding tetratricopeptide repeat protein: protein MMKQFFIGAVLSLSAFTTVANELSQYTATRVQRAHNLAQEEKLQEAISTLEGLDLSREYDQVFVARMLGIFYWQNEQVKPAIKQLEIAVNSGLLKDEQAWQTRKMLADMLLNEQQFSKALPHYYDLSKAVPKTQKAHDIWLRIAQSHYQLSQWNKVLSAMARYEKLGQPDEMAPLSIKLSAELELKKWGPATGTIKRLIAIEPERVEWWRQLVALYLRVDDDKRALDSLALAKLQGVALNQDDLRLLAQLYGKRGIPERAAKVLGELDDINSDSKLKAQQATFWQMAKEWDKSIASWRVAAKLDRQYYWNLSQLLVQEGQYKDALVVLDKVSGRKADVALVKTRAYYKLKRLEDALANAKRANEIEPSTQAESWVKYLSQLRKAKTSQNS from the coding sequence ATGATGAAGCAATTCTTTATCGGAGCGGTGTTAAGCCTGAGTGCTTTTACCACTGTCGCGAATGAACTCAGTCAGTACACGGCGACTCGTGTTCAGCGTGCTCACAACCTGGCGCAAGAAGAAAAGCTGCAAGAAGCCATTTCCACGCTCGAAGGTCTCGACTTATCTCGTGAGTATGATCAAGTGTTTGTTGCTCGCATGCTGGGTATTTTCTACTGGCAAAATGAGCAAGTTAAGCCTGCCATCAAACAACTGGAGATCGCTGTGAATAGCGGTCTTTTGAAAGACGAGCAAGCTTGGCAAACACGTAAGATGTTGGCGGATATGTTGCTCAACGAGCAGCAATTTTCTAAAGCTCTGCCTCATTACTACGACTTAAGTAAAGCAGTACCTAAAACGCAAAAAGCACACGATATTTGGTTACGTATCGCACAGTCTCATTACCAGTTAAGTCAATGGAACAAAGTGCTTTCTGCGATGGCTCGATACGAGAAATTGGGCCAGCCAGATGAGATGGCTCCGTTGTCAATCAAATTGTCTGCAGAGCTTGAACTGAAAAAGTGGGGGCCTGCAACTGGCACGATCAAACGCTTGATTGCGATTGAGCCTGAGCGTGTGGAATGGTGGCGTCAGCTTGTTGCTCTGTATTTACGTGTGGATGATGACAAGCGTGCGCTGGATTCTCTCGCTCTTGCTAAGTTACAAGGCGTCGCGTTGAACCAAGATGACTTAAGACTTCTTGCTCAGCTTTATGGCAAGCGCGGCATCCCAGAGCGAGCTGCGAAAGTGTTGGGCGAGCTCGATGACATTAACTCAGATAGCAAACTGAAAGCTCAACAAGCGACTTTTTGGCAGATGGCTAAGGAGTGGGATAAGTCGATAGCAAGTTGGCGAGTGGCTGCAAAGTTGGATCGTCAATACTACTGGAATTTGTCTCAACTGCTTGTTCAAGAAGGTCAATACAAAGACGCGCTGGTTGTTTTGGATAAGGTTTCTGGGCGTAAAGCCGATGTGGCATTAGTTAAGACTCGCGCTTACTACAAGCTGAAACGCCTAGAAGATGCACTAGCGAATGCCAAACGTGCAAACGAGATTGAACCATCAACCCAAGCCGAGAGCTGGGTGAAATACTTGTCTCAACTACGCAAAGCAAAAACGAGCCAGAATAGTTAA
- a CDS encoding energy transducer TonB — MGRLLLALPASILIAVSLFSFMAWMVDKGNQRAPKPSEAVRFDMVMVENDADVQRRQRSVPEQPEPPKAPEPMDLSQAETQVEPMSQVTPTSALGLNTALDGIAISAPNLKGTMGNQQAIMLYSPEPRYPSKALKRKMEGYVVMRFTIDATGRPKDVEVIDAKPKRVFEKDAIRALKKSKYQPKVENGVAVERFGQTRRVEFKLPK, encoded by the coding sequence ATGGGCAGGCTACTACTCGCGCTACCAGCGTCAATTTTGATTGCGGTGAGCTTGTTTAGCTTTATGGCGTGGATGGTCGATAAAGGCAATCAACGTGCACCTAAGCCTTCGGAGGCGGTGCGCTTTGATATGGTGATGGTAGAGAATGATGCAGATGTTCAACGTCGTCAACGTTCTGTTCCTGAACAGCCAGAACCACCAAAAGCACCAGAGCCGATGGATTTGTCTCAAGCGGAAACCCAAGTAGAGCCGATGAGCCAAGTGACACCAACCAGCGCATTGGGTTTGAACACTGCTCTGGATGGCATTGCGATCAGTGCACCTAACTTAAAAGGCACGATGGGCAACCAACAGGCGATAATGCTTTACAGCCCAGAGCCTCGTTATCCAAGCAAAGCCCTAAAACGTAAAATGGAAGGTTATGTAGTGATGCGCTTTACCATTGATGCGACAGGCCGTCCTAAAGACGTTGAAGTGATTGATGCTAAACCTAAGAGAGTGTTCGAGAAAGACGCTATTCGTGCATTGAAGAAGTCGAAGTACCAACCTAAAGTCGAAAACGGTGTCGCGGTTGAGCGCTTTGGGCAAACCAGAAGAGTGGAGTTCAAGTTACCCAAATGA
- a CDS encoding ExbD/TolR family protein translates to MRLGRRTNRQDEAQIDLTSMLDIVFIMLIFFIVTSSFVRESGVEVNRPQASNVVSQKDAGIFIAVTAANDVYIDKRLVDIERVEATIEHLLLEQPDASLVIQADEHAYNGTVVKVMDAAKGAGVKNIALAAEKP, encoded by the coding sequence GTGAGACTCGGACGTAGAACCAATCGACAGGATGAAGCACAGATCGACTTAACCTCGATGCTGGATATTGTCTTCATCATGTTGATCTTCTTCATTGTGACTAGCTCATTTGTGCGTGAGTCTGGTGTAGAAGTGAATCGCCCTCAAGCATCGAATGTCGTTAGCCAAAAAGATGCGGGCATTTTTATTGCGGTAACCGCAGCAAATGACGTTTACATCGATAAACGTTTGGTGGACATCGAGCGTGTCGAAGCCACCATTGAGCACCTATTGCTTGAGCAGCCAGACGCATCACTTGTCATTCAAGCTGATGAGCATGCCTACAACGGAACGGTTGTTAAGGTGATGGATGCGGCGAAAGGTGCTGGTGTGAAGAACATCGCATTGGCAGCGGAGAAACCTTAA
- a CDS encoding MotA/TolQ/ExbB proton channel family protein has product MEQILLNTLGLISEDWASTLMRFMQQGGQILWWLAAVVAVCWLLVMERVLYLTTEFPKVKKQLCAQWSARADHHSWYAHQIREGWIAKAHIELRQNLSTIKVLVAICPMLGLLGTVTGMITVFDVMATQGSSNPKLMASGISLATLPTMAGMVAALAGMFVHARLVKVCERKALQLEQSLRSQK; this is encoded by the coding sequence ATGGAGCAGATCCTACTCAACACATTGGGTTTGATCAGTGAGGATTGGGCCTCAACCTTGATGCGTTTTATGCAGCAAGGTGGCCAAATCCTATGGTGGTTGGCAGCCGTTGTTGCGGTGTGCTGGTTACTGGTTATGGAGCGTGTACTTTACCTAACAACGGAATTTCCAAAGGTGAAGAAACAGCTTTGTGCGCAGTGGTCAGCAAGAGCCGATCATCACTCTTGGTACGCGCATCAAATCCGCGAAGGATGGATTGCCAAAGCGCACATTGAACTGCGTCAAAACCTATCAACGATTAAAGTCCTTGTGGCCATTTGTCCAATGCTAGGTCTATTAGGAACGGTAACAGGTATGATTACGGTTTTTGATGTGATGGCCACACAAGGTAGCAGCAATCCAAAATTGATGGCTTCTGGTATTTCACTTGCGACGCTGCCAACCATGGCAGGTATGGTCGCAGCACTTGCTGGCATGTTTGTGCATGCGCGCTTAGTTAAAGTGTGTGAACGCAAAGCCCTCCAGTTAGAACAATCTTTAAGGAGTCAGAAGTGA
- a CDS encoding MotA/TolQ/ExbB proton channel family protein encodes MMKKWLSVALISSTALLSHTTFASDTLLQKAQQENRQQQSHNVARESGFKQTQQELQAMKNKLVAERAALQAEADTLGVTFSENEAELAQLEEKLRLETGSLGELFGVVRQNAKELEAELKHSVTGVDANSYQQNIDDIVAAKSLPTLPQLEAMWRSMEEQVKASGELANVSFSLLDGEGREQTVDGVRLGSMVLLDDAGYVKWNGQRGDAINYLRQPENGPTASSVKAGEIDAVVIDPSRGILLEQLANSPTMADRLNAGGVVGKIILGLLAIGLIIALVRGVSLMIARQKIAKQLKNPAQPEDNPLGRILAVYQRDKHRSVEALELRLLEAVVDEQTHLEKGLSMLKLLAALAPMLGLLGTVTGMIETFQVITQFGNGDPKVMAGGISMALVTTVLGLVAAMPLLLAHNVLSSQAENIRNILEKQGIGLVAEQAERDMPKGQKAPNTVAENAA; translated from the coding sequence ATGATGAAGAAATGGCTATCAGTCGCATTGATTTCGAGTACTGCGCTTCTATCGCACACCACATTTGCAAGCGACACATTACTGCAAAAAGCACAACAAGAAAATCGCCAACAGCAGTCACACAATGTGGCTCGTGAGTCTGGCTTTAAGCAAACCCAACAAGAGCTGCAAGCAATGAAAAACAAGCTTGTGGCAGAGCGAGCAGCGCTGCAAGCAGAAGCTGACACCCTCGGTGTGACATTCAGTGAAAATGAAGCTGAACTGGCTCAGCTAGAAGAAAAACTACGCCTTGAAACTGGCAGCTTAGGTGAGTTGTTTGGCGTTGTTCGTCAAAACGCAAAAGAGCTGGAAGCAGAACTTAAGCATTCTGTTACTGGTGTAGACGCAAACTCATACCAGCAAAATATCGATGATATCGTTGCCGCTAAATCACTACCAACATTGCCGCAGCTTGAAGCGATGTGGCGCAGCATGGAAGAGCAAGTTAAAGCAAGTGGTGAGCTGGCAAACGTGTCATTCTCATTGCTCGATGGTGAAGGTCGTGAGCAAACGGTTGATGGTGTCCGCCTTGGCTCAATGGTACTGTTGGACGACGCTGGTTACGTGAAGTGGAATGGGCAGCGCGGTGATGCGATTAATTACCTGCGCCAACCAGAAAATGGCCCAACGGCAAGCAGCGTAAAGGCTGGTGAAATCGATGCCGTAGTGATTGACCCATCTCGTGGCATTCTGCTTGAGCAATTAGCAAACTCACCAACAATGGCTGATCGCCTGAACGCAGGTGGTGTGGTTGGTAAGATCATTCTTGGCTTGTTAGCGATTGGTTTGATCATCGCGTTGGTTCGTGGTGTGTCACTTATGATTGCTCGTCAGAAAATCGCCAAACAGCTTAAGAACCCAGCTCAACCAGAAGATAACCCACTAGGTCGTATCTTAGCGGTTTACCAAAGAGACAAACATCGCAGCGTTGAAGCGTTAGAGCTTCGTCTGTTGGAAGCGGTAGTGGATGAGCAGACTCACCTAGAAAAAGGTTTGTCGATGCTGAAGTTGCTTGCAGCACTGGCACCGATGCTAGGTCTACTGGGTACAGTAACAGGCATGATCGAAACGTTCCAAGTGATCACTCAGTTTGGTAATGGCGATCCAAAAGTCATGGCTGGCGGTATCTCAATGGCACTTGTTACCACTGTACTTGGTCTTGTTGCGGCAATGCCATTGCTTCTTGCTCATAACGTATTGAGCTCTCAAGCTGAGAACATTCGCAATATCCTTGAGAAGCAAGGTATTGGCCTTGTGGCAGAACAAGCTGAGCGTGATATGCCAAAAGGTCAAAAAGCACCGAATACTGTAGCGGAGAACGCAGCGTAA
- a CDS encoding DUF3450 domain-containing protein: protein MNLMKSSIALLISSVLIPVQAENLNDAQAVQSKTNQASAVSQKRIDASAEKSLSLEAEIEQLNEEVSNLKIYRDHLSNLVDSQNAEVASLNEQIEQIAQTRQGVVPLMYHMLDGLKTIVANDKPIRKAQREERIEKLDAMMTRADVADAEKFRRILEAYQIEMDYGTKIGVYQGKIALDSDDQVEADILYLGRVSLIARSLSGEHFWSWSQQQKAWQAVGTEQKAELDNAFAMANKQIAPSMLTLPVSLNVAEGK, encoded by the coding sequence ATGAATCTAATGAAATCAAGTATCGCTCTGTTGATCTCATCGGTTTTGATTCCCGTTCAAGCGGAAAATCTTAACGATGCTCAAGCAGTGCAGAGTAAAACTAACCAAGCGTCTGCAGTGAGCCAGAAGCGTATCGATGCAAGTGCTGAGAAGTCTTTGTCACTAGAAGCTGAAATTGAACAGTTGAATGAAGAAGTCAGCAACTTGAAGATTTATCGCGACCACCTTTCAAACCTTGTTGATAGTCAAAACGCGGAAGTGGCAAGCTTGAATGAGCAAATTGAGCAGATCGCTCAGACTCGTCAAGGCGTAGTGCCTTTGATGTATCACATGCTTGATGGCCTTAAAACGATTGTGGCAAATGATAAACCTATCCGCAAAGCACAGCGTGAAGAGCGCATTGAAAAACTTGATGCCATGATGACCCGAGCTGACGTCGCGGATGCTGAAAAATTCCGTCGAATACTAGAAGCGTACCAAATTGAAATGGACTATGGCACTAAGATTGGCGTTTACCAAGGTAAGATCGCTCTGGACAGCGACGACCAAGTGGAAGCCGATATTCTCTACTTAGGCCGAGTGTCACTTATTGCGCGTAGCCTGTCTGGTGAGCATTTCTGGAGTTGGTCTCAGCAACAAAAAGCATGGCAAGCCGTTGGAACGGAACAGAAAGCAGAACTCGATAACGCATTTGCTATGGCGAACAAACAGATAGCACCGAGCATGCTTACTTTGCCTGTGTCTCTAAACGTTGCGGAGGGCAAATAA
- a CDS encoding TonB-dependent siderophore receptor encodes MFTKSQLALVIGAVLAAPAVAEVQTTDEHLVVEGREFGYKADTNSTAMRMEMTQLETPGQVAVIDEAVIDEQRASTLGEVLQNDASVSAGGTSRNRERFSLRGFELSSSDGFLRDGRQHWSHYRQPIELLERVEVLKGPSGLLYGKSEPGGLVNMVSKKPTTETQASLSQDIGSNDHSRTVLDVSGALNEEETLRARAILAKESYGSWREYGDGTEPQTDRVVGGLVVEYDITEDIMVSAHYDRTKDDGSVDSGAYIVDGKPVRGDKYIWDAQWSNIDNDVENYGIDINAQVTDSVNVKAGYNRQDFKRFDVESYPKFDMYEEDGTIKHKGNERSDHWVFDTAYVDVTTDFSLFGTDNTFLVGANYLDYSYDRFMAFHDGEYVPAGETVARPQPTSSKKWPTSEYDTWGIYGQNMMTINDYWQVLAGVRYDEKRSDELTESQVSPKLGVIFHPASNGSIYVQYSESFMPQGTVNSTDYTNDGEELDAERGISYEVGTKWELFDERLYVTGALFDITLENIALDVEDGVNAGGDVMYKKTQDGEQVHRGAEILAQGFVTEELSLTASAMYLDAEITESADYKGNRPADVPEFSASVWSSYKVQNNTNVNLGLIYEGERYGDAANTFKKDGYTRIDMGVSYTHKYDENLDIVTRFNVENLFDTDYLAGGGSTNSKQDGASGVVIGEGRNYMATIQFKY; translated from the coding sequence ATGTTTACTAAGAGCCAATTGGCATTAGTGATCGGTGCGGTGCTAGCAGCGCCTGCAGTGGCAGAAGTTCAAACAACAGATGAACACCTAGTAGTAGAAGGCCGTGAGTTTGGTTACAAAGCGGATACCAACAGCACAGCAATGCGTATGGAAATGACGCAGCTGGAAACTCCAGGGCAGGTTGCTGTGATCGATGAAGCAGTCATCGATGAGCAGCGTGCAAGTACACTAGGTGAGGTTCTACAAAATGACGCAAGTGTTAGCGCAGGTGGTACTAGCCGTAACCGTGAGCGTTTCTCACTACGTGGTTTTGAACTAAGCAGCTCGGATGGCTTCCTACGTGATGGACGTCAGCACTGGTCTCACTACCGTCAACCAATTGAGCTTTTAGAGCGAGTTGAAGTTCTTAAAGGACCTTCAGGCCTACTTTACGGTAAGTCTGAGCCGGGTGGCCTTGTGAACATGGTTTCGAAGAAGCCAACAACAGAAACACAAGCAAGCTTGAGCCAAGATATTGGTTCAAATGATCACTCACGCACAGTATTAGATGTGAGTGGTGCCCTGAATGAAGAAGAAACGCTGCGTGCGCGAGCGATTCTTGCCAAAGAGAGCTATGGCTCATGGCGTGAATACGGTGATGGCACTGAGCCACAGACTGACCGCGTAGTAGGTGGTCTGGTTGTGGAATATGACATTACGGAAGATATTATGGTGTCGGCTCACTACGACCGTACTAAAGATGACGGTAGTGTTGATTCAGGTGCCTACATTGTGGACGGTAAACCAGTCCGTGGTGACAAGTACATCTGGGACGCGCAATGGTCAAACATTGACAACGATGTAGAAAACTACGGCATCGATATCAATGCACAAGTGACAGATAGCGTAAATGTGAAAGCTGGCTATAACCGTCAAGACTTTAAGCGCTTTGATGTGGAATCTTACCCGAAATTCGATATGTACGAAGAAGACGGAACGATCAAGCACAAGGGTAACGAGCGTTCAGACCACTGGGTATTTGATACTGCTTACGTAGATGTGACAACAGATTTCTCTTTGTTTGGTACAGACAACACCTTCTTAGTCGGCGCAAACTACCTAGATTACAGTTACGACCGTTTTATGGCTTTCCATGACGGTGAGTATGTTCCTGCGGGTGAAACGGTCGCGAGGCCTCAGCCAACGAGCTCTAAAAAATGGCCGACTAGTGAATACGACACTTGGGGTATTTACGGGCAAAACATGATGACAATTAACGATTACTGGCAGGTACTTGCTGGTGTTCGTTATGATGAGAAACGCAGTGATGAACTGACAGAAAGTCAGGTCTCACCGAAGCTAGGTGTAATTTTCCACCCAGCAAGTAACGGCTCGATTTACGTTCAATACTCTGAGAGCTTTATGCCTCAAGGTACAGTAAATAGCACGGACTACACTAACGATGGTGAAGAGCTAGATGCAGAACGTGGTATCTCGTATGAAGTTGGTACCAAGTGGGAGCTATTTGATGAGCGTCTATACGTTACGGGTGCGCTATTCGATATCACCCTTGAAAACATCGCGCTAGATGTAGAAGACGGTGTTAATGCTGGCGGCGACGTGATGTACAAGAAGACGCAAGATGGCGAACAAGTGCACCGTGGTGCAGAAATCCTAGCGCAGGGCTTTGTAACCGAAGAGCTTTCACTAACAGCTTCTGCAATGTACCTAGATGCTGAAATCACTGAAAGTGCAGATTACAAAGGCAACCGTCCGGCAGACGTTCCTGAGTTTTCAGCAAGTGTTTGGTCTAGCTACAAAGTTCAGAACAACACCAACGTTAACCTAGGTTTGATTTATGAAGGTGAGCGCTACGGTGACGCGGCGAACACATTTAAGAAAGATGGGTATACACGTATTGATATGGGCGTGTCGTACACACACAAGTATGATGAGAACTTGGATATCGTAACTCGATTCAATGTTGAGAACCTGTTTGATACTGATTACCTAGCAGGTGGCGGTAGCACCAACAGTAAGCAAGATGGAGCGAGTGGCGTAGTGATTGGCGAAGGCCGAAACTACATGGCGACTATCCAGTTCAAGTACTGA